From the Candidatus Dormiibacterota bacterium genome, one window contains:
- a CDS encoding twin-arginine translocation signal domain-containing protein, whose protein sequence is MSMNGFLSRRRFIKIAGAAGLAVAGWAGQIFPEFALANSGRSGGAPSPKVPGAADVPPWTWGTVTSKTEMQGAHRDAALAVHRERGSAHAAAAAAGFQLEGTHVGTARYTLADGHQVLASAWLSGDRVLASYDYETPRGDGYQGQAMIYEISSDLKGSLLAAAVNGKLLKRGRFGASAPATETLAVGAAAVDAEAGWCSICCNIDFGCIMGCCDYCFWPCLAGPQACIACALWWCSMTCPLSICCRCFCDCGNAWGCRCCA, encoded by the coding sequence GTGAGCATGAACGGCTTTTTGTCACGACGGCGCTTCATCAAGATTGCGGGGGCCGCCGGCCTCGCTGTGGCGGGCTGGGCGGGACAGATTTTTCCGGAGTTTGCGTTGGCGAACTCGGGCCGATCGGGCGGGGCGCCAAGCCCCAAGGTTCCGGGGGCCGCTGATGTTCCTCCGTGGACCTGGGGCACAGTTACCAGCAAGACCGAGATGCAAGGGGCGCATCGCGATGCAGCCCTGGCTGTCCATCGCGAGCGCGGTTCGGCCCACGCGGCGGCTGCTGCCGCGGGCTTCCAGCTCGAGGGCACCCACGTGGGAACCGCGAGGTACACACTTGCCGACGGGCATCAGGTGCTGGCCTCGGCATGGCTGAGCGGTGATCGTGTCCTGGCGTCGTACGACTACGAGACACCGCGGGGCGACGGCTACCAGGGCCAGGCGATGATTTACGAGATCTCCTCCGACTTGAAGGGTTCACTGCTCGCGGCCGCGGTGAACGGCAAACTGCTCAAGCGAGGGAGGTTCGGTGCGTCCGCCCCTGCCACCGAGACGCTCGCGGTTGGCGCGGCGGCGGTCGACGCCGAAGCCGGCTGGTGCTCGATCTGCTGCAACATCGACTTCGGCTGCATCATGGGGTGCTGCGACTACTGCTTCTGGCCATGTCTCGCGGGTCCGCAAGCCTGTATCGCTTGTGCACTGTGGTGGTGCAGCATGACCTGCCCACTATCCATTTGCTGCCGGTGCTTCTGCGATTGTGGCAACGCATGGGGATGCAGGTGCTGCGCATAG
- a CDS encoding Mur ligase family protein — MRAKLGARGTAALWAGKLTGGLSRGLHRGGGTTLPGDVSRWVDPAILTRLSRALSDGTIVITGTNGKTTTAALLRHILEAQGHPTVANQAGANLVFGVTAAIINRASWTGDLPATVGLFEIDEASLPRLVQEVAPGTIVVTNLFRDQLDRYGELETTAAHIRRALTQGPEGMTAVLNADDPMVAALGDGLPRVIYASLDDASLLQSELSHGADAKFCPRCGSPFIFDGVYFGHVGHYRCPRGDFARPTPDVSATSVSIDGMDGMRLRVTDGRQDADVEVPLSGLYNAYNVVMALAAAKALKVPLAKSAAALRDFTPAFGRMERTVIDDRPAILLLAKNPTGFNEVLRTAIQFGKAHSFLIALNDRIADGQDVSWIWDVDFEQLKGAAWHIVLSGDRVLDLRVRLKYAELPDDQIEVVTDWRDALKRAAQATPAGETLFILPTYTAMLELRSVLTRDGTLQPYWKGRRPRDAKP; from the coding sequence ATGCGCGCCAAACTGGGGGCGCGGGGTACAGCGGCACTCTGGGCCGGCAAGCTGACGGGGGGCTTGAGTCGTGGCTTGCACCGCGGCGGTGGGACCACGCTCCCGGGCGACGTCTCACGCTGGGTCGACCCGGCCATCCTGACCAGACTCTCGCGCGCGCTGAGCGACGGCACCATCGTGATCACGGGCACCAACGGCAAGACGACCACCGCCGCGCTGCTCCGCCACATCCTCGAGGCGCAGGGTCATCCGACCGTCGCCAACCAGGCCGGCGCCAACCTGGTCTTCGGCGTCACCGCGGCGATCATCAACCGCGCGAGCTGGACCGGGGATCTTCCGGCAACCGTCGGGCTCTTCGAGATCGACGAGGCCAGCCTGCCTCGACTCGTCCAGGAAGTCGCCCCCGGAACGATCGTCGTCACGAACCTCTTTCGGGATCAGCTCGACCGCTATGGCGAGCTGGAGACGACGGCCGCCCACATCCGCCGAGCGCTCACGCAGGGGCCCGAGGGGATGACCGCGGTCCTGAATGCCGACGACCCGATGGTAGCCGCGCTCGGCGACGGCTTGCCGCGCGTCATCTATGCGAGCCTGGACGATGCGTCATTGCTGCAATCGGAGCTGAGCCATGGCGCCGACGCCAAGTTCTGTCCACGGTGCGGCAGCCCCTTCATCTTCGACGGCGTGTACTTCGGGCACGTCGGTCACTATCGCTGCCCCCGTGGCGACTTCGCGCGGCCGACGCCCGACGTCAGCGCCACCTCGGTCTCGATCGACGGCATGGACGGCATGCGCCTGCGGGTCACCGATGGTCGGCAAGACGCCGACGTCGAGGTTCCGCTGTCGGGCCTCTACAACGCCTACAACGTCGTCATGGCACTGGCGGCCGCCAAAGCGCTGAAGGTGCCGCTGGCGAAGAGCGCCGCCGCCCTGCGCGACTTCACGCCGGCCTTCGGCCGGATGGAGCGCACGGTCATCGACGATCGCCCCGCGATCCTGCTGCTGGCGAAGAACCCAACCGGATTCAACGAAGTCCTGCGGACCGCGATTCAGTTCGGCAAGGCGCACTCGTTCTTGATTGCGCTCAACGACCGGATCGCCGATGGGCAGGACGTGTCCTGGATCTGGGATGTCGACTTCGAGCAGCTCAAGGGGGCGGCGTGGCACATCGTGCTGAGCGGCGACCGGGTGCTGGACCTGCGCGTGCGCCTCAAGTACGCCGAGCTGCCCGACGACCAGATCGAGGTGGTGACCGACTGGCGTGATGCCCTCAAGCGGGCGGCTCAGGCGACCCCGGCGGGGGAGACGCTCTTCATCCTGCCGACCTACACGGCGATGCTCGAGCTGCGCTCGGTACTAACTCGGGACGGGACGCTCCAGCCCTACTGGAAGGGCCGGCGGCCGCGTGACGCGAAGCCATAG
- a CDS encoding LuxR C-terminal-related transcriptional regulator, which translates to MIVLRAAASIVTFAEIIPLPTAEQVRRKLHQGVALRWILIAVIAAGVMLTPNVAGLILAVLAAASVWNATVMVALARATARWQRRITLAVVIVDQLFCFMFVGLYASHVGASQPLGGYSMGTIEAIFYFGAIGAILSLGIFVVSALAAHGLGLPLFGHVFDGPGIVNSVLLLGMIAVCLIAAWRIRLVPAAVEGSHAETAEVVSSPNGDPAIRLSRREREVLHLVAEGYSNTMIANRLRISENTVKGYVENLLFHLNARNRAEAVAAAARLNLL; encoded by the coding sequence GTGATCGTCCTGCGGGCGGCCGCGTCCATCGTCACCTTTGCGGAGATCATCCCGCTGCCGACGGCCGAGCAAGTCCGGCGGAAGCTACACCAAGGCGTGGCGTTGCGCTGGATCTTGATCGCCGTGATCGCGGCGGGCGTGATGCTGACGCCGAACGTGGCCGGGCTCATCCTCGCCGTCCTGGCGGCCGCCAGCGTCTGGAACGCGACGGTCATGGTGGCGCTGGCGCGGGCGACCGCACGCTGGCAGCGGCGAATCACGCTCGCGGTGGTGATCGTCGACCAGCTGTTCTGCTTCATGTTCGTGGGCCTCTACGCATCCCACGTTGGCGCCAGCCAGCCGCTCGGCGGTTACTCGATGGGAACGATTGAGGCGATCTTCTACTTCGGGGCTATCGGCGCGATTCTGTCGCTGGGGATCTTTGTGGTCTCCGCCCTGGCGGCCCATGGGCTCGGCCTGCCGCTCTTCGGCCATGTGTTCGACGGCCCCGGCATCGTGAACTCCGTCCTGCTGCTGGGCATGATCGCCGTCTGCCTGATCGCCGCGTGGCGGATCCGGCTTGTGCCCGCCGCCGTGGAGGGAAGCCACGCCGAAACCGCTGAGGTGGTGTCGTCACCGAATGGCGATCCCGCGATCCGGCTGTCGCGACGCGAGCGCGAGGTGCTACACCTGGTCGCCGAAGGGTACTCGAACACGATGATCGCCAACCGCCTTCGGATCAGCGAAAACACCGTCAAGGGCTACGTGGAGAACCTCCTGTTCCACCTGAACGCGCGCAACCGCGCAGAGGCGGTTGCGGCGGCGGCCCGGCTCAACCTGCTCTAA
- the ispE gene encoding 4-(cytidine 5'-diphospho)-2-C-methyl-D-erythritol kinase, producing the protein MALILPAYAKLNLTLDVTGRRPDGYHDIDSVMQTVSLHDLIWIERTECRVFDVVGPMIAGENLVLKAARELEGHVSRALPFTIRLFKRLPMGAGLGGGSADAAAFLKAANLLYDLQLKPAELVQIASAVGQDVPFLLSGGTARATGLGSTVVPLPAAPSSWRFLVVCPPLEIPTRAVYEAVDGSVPSAHRTPGLVAALPSGGDISLFGNDLEPASRTLFPALEKAMTQLRPAVPGLTMSGTGAALFGTFTSNSDAKAALAEVRKLGYPAWVCRPVSAVA; encoded by the coding sequence GTGGCGCTGATTCTGCCCGCTTACGCGAAGCTCAACCTGACACTCGACGTCACCGGCCGCCGCCCCGACGGGTATCACGATATCGACTCGGTGATGCAGACCGTCTCGCTGCATGACCTGATCTGGATCGAGCGGACGGAGTGTCGCGTCTTCGACGTGGTCGGACCGATGATCGCCGGCGAGAACCTGGTGCTGAAGGCCGCCCGGGAGCTGGAAGGCCATGTCAGTCGCGCGCTGCCCTTCACGATCCGTCTGTTCAAGCGCCTGCCGATGGGTGCCGGGCTCGGCGGCGGCAGTGCCGATGCGGCGGCATTCTTGAAGGCCGCCAACCTTCTTTATGATCTGCAGCTCAAACCGGCCGAACTTGTCCAGATTGCGTCGGCCGTCGGGCAGGACGTTCCCTTCTTGCTGTCGGGCGGTACCGCCCGGGCGACCGGCCTGGGATCGACGGTCGTGCCGTTGCCGGCCGCGCCCTCCAGCTGGCGCTTCCTGGTCGTCTGCCCGCCGCTGGAGATTCCTACCCGAGCCGTCTACGAGGCCGTCGACGGCAGCGTGCCAAGCGCGCACCGGACCCCGGGGCTCGTCGCCGCACTGCCGAGTGGGGGAGACATCAGTCTGTTTGGCAATGACCTGGAGCCGGCGAGCCGCACGCTGTTCCCAGCCCTGGAGAAGGCAATGACGCAACTCCGTCCTGCCGTGCCGGGGCTGACGATGAGCGGCACCGGCGCTGCCCTGTTTGGCACCTTTACCAGCAATTCCGACGCGAAGGCCGCCCTGGCCGAGGTACGCAAGCTGGGCTACCCGGCCTGGGTGTGCCGGCCGGTTTCGGCTGTCGCCTGA
- a CDS encoding MauE/DoxX family redox-associated membrane protein, translated as MLLLIGFVFRILIGALLVLAGAGKLQMVATEREKWLRAYDILPNSIVPVAAVAIPSAELLAGVALILGLGGELSIGLSAVVLVLVTGGAALALARGRRPDCGCFGRWARTQLSWMVVARNLALIALLAGIGASGLTQPGIAPWPIASQFVVAAAVAAATAFLPRRANAAGGQPSRG; from the coding sequence ATGTTGTTGCTGATCGGATTCGTCTTCAGGATCTTGATCGGGGCGCTGCTGGTGCTTGCCGGAGCGGGCAAGCTTCAGATGGTTGCCACGGAACGCGAAAAGTGGCTCCGGGCGTACGACATTCTTCCCAACTCCATCGTGCCCGTGGCGGCGGTGGCTATTCCGTCGGCGGAGCTGCTGGCGGGTGTCGCCCTGATCCTCGGGCTGGGAGGCGAGCTCAGCATTGGGCTCAGTGCGGTTGTCCTGGTGCTGGTGACGGGCGGAGCCGCGCTCGCGCTGGCTCGAGGCCGGCGCCCGGATTGTGGCTGCTTTGGCCGATGGGCGCGCACACAACTCTCCTGGATGGTGGTCGCCAGGAACCTCGCGCTCATTGCGCTGCTCGCGGGCATTGGCGCGAGTGGCCTGACCCAGCCGGGAATCGCACCCTGGCCGATAGCAAGTCAATTCGTGGTTGCGGCCGCCGTTGCAGCGGCCACTGCTTTCTTGCCCCGCCGAGCGAATGCAGCCGGCGGGCAGCCTTCAAGGGGGTGA